The sequence TCTTCTGCTAATTTCTCCGGCCCGGAGATCGGTTGCGTAATCGATAGAGATTTGACAACCACCGCCATTCTGACGTATACAGGAGCGCCGATTATCGCCTGAGCGAATCGGCGACAGGTTTCTCCCTGTGCGGTCCACCAGATCCCTGACCTGTTCCTGGCAAAAAACCCGTTATCCGAAAGTGAGATTCTAATTCGATGATGAACCTGAAACCTGAGGTTGTCGCTCAGTTGGAGCGCGTACTCGGCTCGGTTGAAATGTTGTTGCCGAAAGCGGTTAAGTCGCTTGACTGGGCT is a genomic window of Desulfuromonas sp. containing:
- a CDS encoding AAA family ATPase, which translates into the protein MMNLKPEVVAQLERVLGSVEMLLPKAVKSLDWA